One Ostrea edulis chromosome 2, xbOstEdul1.1, whole genome shotgun sequence genomic region harbors:
- the LOC130046511 gene encoding uncharacterized protein LOC130046511 isoform X1 translates to MNKYMLYHISGDNEAACDIKAVKNGELLYQSERVLACSVIIENDVFFTGIVSAAMKNKVTYSYKLRLEKESGDVLNSHCECPAGKGPNGTCKHLAACMIMLENFIENGEVAVQKSCTENLMMFNKPKASHKGSPVKVEKITIGKRKSAVHLDDPRPEKFRNVEGMQDRVRNLLINYTSNTSEDIAFRYLYERADLKSAIHDHHYLSLPFTEYWVDKALQVTESEVASIEKETRGQSTNKRWFAERMWRITASNFGQISRMTDRRNKQKLCKSLISIKSLTTPAVTHGKSYEKKAIKKFEDNHNIRVHENGLFICSKMPFLGATPDGVIDDKYIIEVKCPYKGRRQEINTNTMEYFTYLEVVGGKIKLKISSNYYDQIQGQLYISGRQFCYFIVYTLKSLFVEIIEINREYCEMCLIPKLESFYTKHYRPFIASNL, encoded by the exons atgaataaatatatgcTATATcatatttcaggagataatgaAGCGGCATGTGATATCAAGGCAGTTAAGAATGGGGAACTATTGTACCAATCCGAGAGAGTTTTGGCATGCTCAGTTATCATTGAAAATGATGTATTTTTTACTGGAATAGTCAGTGCAGCCATGAAAAATAAG GTCACATACAGCTATAAACTAAGGCTGGAGAAAGAATCTGGAGATGTGCTAAACTCACACTGTGAATGCCCTGCAGGGAAAGGCCCAAATGGTACATGCAAGCACCTAGCTGCTTGCATGATTATgcttgaaaattttattgagaATGGTGAAGTGGCGGTGCAGAAATCATGTACAGAAAATTTGATGATGTTCAACAAGCCAAAGGCATCCCATAAAG GATCTCCAGTCaaagttgaaaaaattacaattgGGAAGAGAAAATCAGCCGTTCATTTGGATGACCCACGACCAGAAAAGTTTAGGAATGTAGAGGGCATGCAAGACCGGGTCAGAAACCTATTAATCAACTATACATCAAATACTTCTGAAGACATTGCATTTCGTTATCTTTATGAGAGAGCAGATTTGAAG TCTGCAATTCATGACCACCACTACTTATCATTGCCTTTCACAGAATACTGGGTGGATAAAGCATTACAG GTAACTGAATCAGAGGTGGcaagtattgaaaaagaaaCAAGGGGACAATCTACAAATAAGAGATGGTTTGCAGAGAGAATGTGGAGAATCACAGCATCAAATTTTGGGCAGATTTCAAGAATGACAGACAGACGTAACAAACAGAAGCTTTGTAAATCATTGATATCTATCAAGAGCCTCACCACCCCTGCAGTCACTCAtggaaaatcatatgaaaaaaaagcaatcaaaaagtttgaagataACCACAACATAAGAGTTCATGAGAATGGTTTATTCATTTGTTCAAAAATGCCATTTCTAGGTGCAACACCAGATGGCGTTATAgatgataaatatataatagagGTGAAATGTCCTTATAAAGGGCGGAGACAAGAAATCAACACAAACACAAtggaatatttcacttatttaGAGGTAGTGGGTGGGAAAATCAAGCTGAAAATATCTTCCAATTACTATGATCAAATTCAGGGACAACTGTATATAAGTGGCagacaattttgttattttattgtgtaTACACTAAAGTCACTATTTGTAGAAATTATTGAAATCAACAGAGAATACTGTGAAATGTGCCTTATACCAAAACTGGAGTCGTTTTATACAAAACATTACAGACCTTTCATTGCctcaaatttataa
- the LOC130046511 gene encoding uncharacterized protein LOC130046511 isoform X2: MKNKVTYSYKLRLEKESGDVLNSHCECPAGKGPNGTCKHLAACMIMLENFIENGEVAVQKSCTENLMMFNKPKASHKGSPVKVEKITIGKRKSAVHLDDPRPEKFRNVEGMQDRVRNLLINYTSNTSEDIAFRYLYERADLKSAIHDHHYLSLPFTEYWVDKALQVTESEVASIEKETRGQSTNKRWFAERMWRITASNFGQISRMTDRRNKQKLCKSLISIKSLTTPAVTHGKSYEKKAIKKFEDNHNIRVHENGLFICSKMPFLGATPDGVIDDKYIIEVKCPYKGRRQEINTNTMEYFTYLEVVGGKIKLKISSNYYDQIQGQLYISGRQFCYFIVYTLKSLFVEIIEINREYCEMCLIPKLESFYTKHYRPFIASNL; encoded by the exons ATGAAAAATAAG GTCACATACAGCTATAAACTAAGGCTGGAGAAAGAATCTGGAGATGTGCTAAACTCACACTGTGAATGCCCTGCAGGGAAAGGCCCAAATGGTACATGCAAGCACCTAGCTGCTTGCATGATTATgcttgaaaattttattgagaATGGTGAAGTGGCGGTGCAGAAATCATGTACAGAAAATTTGATGATGTTCAACAAGCCAAAGGCATCCCATAAAG GATCTCCAGTCaaagttgaaaaaattacaattgGGAAGAGAAAATCAGCCGTTCATTTGGATGACCCACGACCAGAAAAGTTTAGGAATGTAGAGGGCATGCAAGACCGGGTCAGAAACCTATTAATCAACTATACATCAAATACTTCTGAAGACATTGCATTTCGTTATCTTTATGAGAGAGCAGATTTGAAG TCTGCAATTCATGACCACCACTACTTATCATTGCCTTTCACAGAATACTGGGTGGATAAAGCATTACAG GTAACTGAATCAGAGGTGGcaagtattgaaaaagaaaCAAGGGGACAATCTACAAATAAGAGATGGTTTGCAGAGAGAATGTGGAGAATCACAGCATCAAATTTTGGGCAGATTTCAAGAATGACAGACAGACGTAACAAACAGAAGCTTTGTAAATCATTGATATCTATCAAGAGCCTCACCACCCCTGCAGTCACTCAtggaaaatcatatgaaaaaaaagcaatcaaaaagtttgaagataACCACAACATAAGAGTTCATGAGAATGGTTTATTCATTTGTTCAAAAATGCCATTTCTAGGTGCAACACCAGATGGCGTTATAgatgataaatatataatagagGTGAAATGTCCTTATAAAGGGCGGAGACAAGAAATCAACACAAACACAAtggaatatttcacttatttaGAGGTAGTGGGTGGGAAAATCAAGCTGAAAATATCTTCCAATTACTATGATCAAATTCAGGGACAACTGTATATAAGTGGCagacaattttgttattttattgtgtaTACACTAAAGTCACTATTTGTAGAAATTATTGAAATCAACAGAGAATACTGTGAAATGTGCCTTATACCAAAACTGGAGTCGTTTTATACAAAACATTACAGACCTTTCATTGCctcaaatttataa
- the LOC130051595 gene encoding uncharacterized protein LOC130051595, producing MTKGMVMTADRLRLKEDAVPSILIPGEEVSGPSPRQLRFKRRNQPLEEPDIMAMGVQQEVVIDHTVKTGQADQTPTEIQDLGKKFVQNPFAMKCSIENFKDNADAVSYYTGFSNYDQFMIFYHCLGPCVNELDYKCVTLEPRDQLFLTLMKLRQAKEDFELSLFFQVSVSTVSRIVTTWINFLYFQLKEMNIWPSQDTVQDFMPSNFAEKFANTRVILDATEIPVEKPSDVNAQSITWSNYKHRNTIKAMIGVTPRGAVSYVSDAYGGSASDKMIIEISDLLKDGMFEKGDSIMADRGIMVQDLFANKDVQVNTPTFLKGKSQLEAHEVVHDRRVASKRIHVERVIGLAKRFKILKNELSHSKIQLGSRIIYICFVLSNFRRSIVDKFA from the exons ATGACGAAGGGAATGGTAATGACAG cTGACCGCCTTCGCCTTAAAGAAGATGCTGTTCCTTCCATTCTGATCCCTGGGGAGGAAGTTTCTGGCCCAAGCCCAAGACAGTTAAGATTTAAGAGGAGAAACCAACCATTGGAGGAACCTGACATTATGGCCATGG gtGTACAGCAAGAAGTGGTTATAGATCATACAGTAAAGACTGGGCAGGCTGATCAAACACCAACAGAAATCCAGGATCTAGGAAAAAAATTTGTGCAAAATCCCTTTGCTATGAAATGTtccattgaaaattttaaagataatgCAGATGCTGTTTCGTATTACACTGGTTTCAGTAATTACGATCAGTTTATGATATTTTATCACTGTCTTGGTCCATGTGTAAATGAATTAGATTACAAATGTGTAACTTTAGAACCAAGGGATCAACTTTTTTTAACTTTGATGAAATTGAGACAGGCTAAAGAGGATTTTGAATTGTCACTCTTCTTTCAAGTTTCAGTGTCAACTGTATCTAGGATTGTAACAACCTGGATaaattttttgtatttccagTTAAAGGAAATGAACATATGGCCATCACAAGACACAGTTCAAGATTTTATGCCTTCAAATTTTGCAGAGAAGTTTGCAAACACTAGGGTTATACTGGATGCCACCGAAATACCAGTTGAGAAGCCGTCAGATGTCAATGCTCAGTCCATCACTTGGTCAAATTATAAGCATAGAAATACTATAAAGGCAATGATTGGAGTGACTCCCAGAGGGGCTGTGTCATATGTTTCCGATGCTTATGGTGGGTCTGCAAGTGATAAAATGATTATTGAAATATCTGATTTATTGAAAGATGGTATGTTTGAGAAAGGCGACAGCATCATGGCTGATCGAGGCATCATGGTGCAAGATCTCTTTGCTAACAAGGATGTTCAAGTAAATACTCCAACATTTTTGAAAGGTAAATCCCAACTTGAAGCCCATGAAGTAGTACATGATCGACGTGTAGCTTCAAAACGCATACATGTAGAAAGGGTCATTGGTCTGGCAAAacgttttaaaattctaaagaatgAACTTAGTCACAGCAAAATTCAGCTTGGATCCCGAATCATTTATATCTGCTTTGTGCTAAGCAATTTTAGAAGGTCAATTGTAGATAAATTTGCATAA